Sequence from the Helianthus annuus cultivar XRQ/B chromosome 13, HanXRQr2.0-SUNRISE, whole genome shotgun sequence genome:
TTGTAACCCTGAATCGCTCGTAACGATGGATGTACGTACAGAACTGTATAATACGGATAACGGAGCTAAGGATTATCTATCTGCCGGTCTCACGCAGCTTCCGTCACTGTATTTTATCTTCTCTATTGTGTATTTGTGTTTTCTAGGGTTTTGGATCTCGTTGTGTTTGAAAAACAAGCGATCTGTTCACCGGATCCATTTGTTAATGGGCGGATTGCTTATTATGAAAGCGCTTAATTTGATCTGTGCTGCAGAGGATAAACATTATGTGAAGGTTACTGGTACTCCTCATGGATGGGATGTGTTGTTTTACATATTTCAGTTTATTAGGGTTGTGCTTTTGTTCACTGTGATTGTGTTGATTGGGACCGGATGGTCGTTTTTGAAGCCGTTTTTGcaagagaaggagaagaaggTTTTGATGATTGTGATTCCGCTTCAGGTGTTGGCGAATGTGGCTTCGATAGTGATAGGGGAGACTGGTCCTTTTATTAGAGATTGGGTGACTTGGAATCAGGTGTTTTTGTTGGTGGATATTATTTGTTGTTGCGCGATTATTTTCCCGATTGTGTGGTCGATTAGGTCGTTGAGGGAGACGTCGAAGACTGACGGGAAGGCTGCGAGGAATTTGGCGAAGTTGACTTTGTTTAGGCAGTTTTATATAGTGGTTATTGGGTACTTGTATTTTACGAGGAttgttgtttttgcgttgaagactATTGCAGCGTATAAGTACCAGTGGGTGTCTAGTGCAGCGGAGGAGATTGCGAGTCTTGTGTTTTATTTGGTGATGTTTTACATGTTCAGGCCGGTTGAGAAAAATGAgtactttgttcttgatgatgaggATGAAGAGGCGGCTGAGATGGCTCTAAGGGACGAGGAGTTCGAGCTTTGAAGTTGCATATTGAGAAAGAGGATCGTTTTCTTGTTTTGTCATTCATACTTGTTTAGATGATACAATGTGAGTTGTCAACTTAAAACTtctagtagtttttttttttttgtggaacAGTTTGATGTTACTTTACCTTTTATCTTATGTCATAACTACTATGGAACTAATGATAGTGTGTGTTCAAAATTTTGTATTTTCGTATTGGATGATCTGTTAATGTGTTCATTCTAAATCGTTTGTCTTATCTTGTCTTGTCTTGTCTGCTGGATCCAATGTTCATTTCTTGATTATTTCTATGGTGTCTAGTGATTAGATTACTAGGCCAGTGGCTAGTGATTGACGTCGTTGGCTGTAAGTAGATATAAGCATACAAGTATAACATGTAAAATTGTATTCTCTATCCCACATAAGTATCATAACCATAAGTATCATAAACACGCCTCTAACTGGAATTGCTTATAATGATTCACCTAGACACACATTTGCAACATTGTTACGTCTTCTGGCTTCAGTTTTTTTCTGAATTATATGTCTTCTGGAGTTCTTGCGTGGTTCAGTTTCACACAGGAATTTGATTTTCTGCTATcttcctgtttttttttttgtccttgtggtttctttttcttttagaCTAGAAATAGGAGCTTATCTATGTTTATGTGACGGGTTTAACTGTAAGTTGCCTAAAACCGATGGTGCACAAATCATCTTCCTTAGGAGTTCTTGGCCTTGCATGGTTTTGTTTCACACAGATATTTGATTTTCTGCCATCTTCCTGTTGTTTTGTCTTTCTTGTGGTTTCTGTTTCTTATAGACTAGAAATGGGAACTTGTCTATGTTTATGCGATGGGTTTAACTGTAAGTTGCTTTATACCGGTGGTGCACAATCACCTTTTTTTCTTTCTTTGAAAGAGTATAATATAATTGCCATACTAGTTCATTTCAACCTTAGGGGGTGGCGTGGTTGTAACTTGCAAGCTTTTCGAGTCCGTCTAGCAGATATCTTAGGggttgtttatgtttgtttgtttataatATAAACGAACCTTCCGATGAGCTGTTCACTGAACATTAGGTTCGTTTATGACCTACAGATTAGTGATAGAATCCTAGGAAGCATCCTAATGATGAGGCCAGTGTCTAGTGAAGTAGTGATTAGATTACCAAGCCAAGCCAGTGGCGTAGGCTCTTGGTCGGTGGCTGTAGGGCCGGCAATTTTAGACACgtacacgaatacacgacactAACCTACACAAAGTTAATAGGTATTgtgtatggccttaacaggtaCTAAAGAGGTAGACACGAAAatacctgttaattttcgtgtctaaacaggtaAAATATCTGTTTACCTGTTTAGTACCTGTTAATACATGTTAacaattttaatataataaaaatataatttagtgTGACCATGTGATTTGAAAACCTGATTTTATCATTTATCTTTCTAGTTTCCCTAACCCTTCTCGTTCCCATTCCAATAAACTTTACATTGTTTTGAACGGATGTTGT
This genomic interval carries:
- the LOC110898257 gene encoding protein CANDIDATE G-PROTEIN COUPLED RECEPTOR 7, which encodes MTISTKIVTAFSLLFFLLTVPSTAEIKSLKIRSDNRPMILFEKFGFTHTGFASVAISSVSVTSSLSQPDPARLGFFLLSEESLIQVLLELQQNPNFCVVDSKFISLLFTFRDLSPPPHSSFNKSYPVTYPNEYSLFFANCNPESLVTMDVRTELYNTDNGAKDYLSAGLTQLPSLYFIFSIVYLCFLGFWISLCLKNKRSVHRIHLLMGGLLIMKALNLICAAEDKHYVKVTGTPHGWDVLFYIFQFIRVVLLFTVIVLIGTGWSFLKPFLQEKEKKVLMIVIPLQVLANVASIVIGETGPFIRDWVTWNQVFLLVDIICCCAIIFPIVWSIRSLRETSKTDGKAARNLAKLTLFRQFYIVVIGYLYFTRIVVFALKTIAAYKYQWVSSAAEEIASLVFYLVMFYMFRPVEKNEYFVLDDEDEEAAEMALRDEEFEL